A window from Neodiprion fabricii isolate iyNeoFabr1 chromosome 2, iyNeoFabr1.1, whole genome shotgun sequence encodes these proteins:
- the LOC124175902 gene encoding craniofacial development protein 1 isoform X1: MTSHCHIIRIELSSHLVSDQKESMSNEHELPSDSDDDDEDYIPDGADNEAGSEVESEGEIESGPEDENDENLKVSDKHKGKGKGTKRGLKNQNKSTKRLRNVGEGKQESNDSQEQTEENEAKKKLSEEDEKKRADSLWADFMKDTSVVSRPKSKNSINSSKEELTQPLIKSVNEEKVKITKVFEFAGEEVRVEKEVPADCAEARLVLSSARDSTADSMQRSSGGAKGRGICKGGLSGISSVLCQLGKKAKISTLEKSKLDWDSYKKEENIEEEISTHNKGKDGYLERQDFLQRADIRQFEIEKQMRTTRRSAR, from the exons ATGAccagtcattgtcacataattcgtatagaattgAGCTCGCATCTTGTTTCAGACCAAAAAGAA AGCATGTCCAACGAACATGAGTTGCCTTCTGATtccgatgacgacgatgaggATTACATACCTGATGGAGCTGACAATGAGGCTGGATCTGAGGTAGAATCGGAGGGTGAAATAGAGAGCGGTCCAGAggatgaaaatgatgaaaatctgAAAGTATCAGACAAGCATAAGGGAAAGGGTAAAGGAACAAAACGAGgtttaaaaaaccaaaataaGAGTACGAAAAGATTAAGAAATGTTGGGGAAGGAAAGCAAGAAAGTAATGATAGCCAAGAACAAACTGAAGAAAATgaggctaaaaaaaaattgagcgaggaggatgaaaaaaagagagcAGACTCACTTTGGGCTGATTTTATGAAAGATACAT ctgTTGTGTCAAGGCCCAAGTCAAAGAATTCAATAAATAGTTCCAAGGAAGAATTAACTCAACCTTTGATAAAATCAgtgaacgaagaaaaagtaaaaataactaAAGTATTCGAATTTGCTGGTGAAGAAGTAAGAGTGGAAAAAGAGGTGCCTGCAGACTGTGCTGAGGCAAGATTGGTTTTGTCCTCAGCGAGAGATTCGACAGCTGATTCCATGCAACGTAGCAGCGGAGGTGCAAAAGGCAGAGGAATTTGTAAAGGCGGTCTGAGTGGCATATCTTCAGTTCTTTGTCAACTTGGAAAGAAGGCAAAGATAAGCACTTTAGAAAAGTCTAAGCTGGATTGGGATTCCTATAAGAAAGAAGAGAACATTGAAGAGGAAATAAGTACACACAATAAGGGGAAGGACGGGTACTTGGAGAGACAAGATTTTCTGCAGAGAGCAGATATACGACAGTTTGAGATCGAAAAACAAATGCGAACTACTAGACGCAGTGCGAGATGA
- the LOC124175902 gene encoding craniofacial development protein 1 isoform X2, which produces MSNEHELPSDSDDDDEDYIPDGADNEAGSEVESEGEIESGPEDENDENLKVSDKHKGKGKGTKRGLKNQNKSTKRLRNVGEGKQESNDSQEQTEENEAKKKLSEEDEKKRADSLWADFMKDTSVVSRPKSKNSINSSKEELTQPLIKSVNEEKVKITKVFEFAGEEVRVEKEVPADCAEARLVLSSARDSTADSMQRSSGGAKGRGICKGGLSGISSVLCQLGKKAKISTLEKSKLDWDSYKKEENIEEEISTHNKGKDGYLERQDFLQRADIRQFEIEKQMRTTRRSAR; this is translated from the exons ATGTCCAACGAACATGAGTTGCCTTCTGATtccgatgacgacgatgaggATTACATACCTGATGGAGCTGACAATGAGGCTGGATCTGAGGTAGAATCGGAGGGTGAAATAGAGAGCGGTCCAGAggatgaaaatgatgaaaatctgAAAGTATCAGACAAGCATAAGGGAAAGGGTAAAGGAACAAAACGAGgtttaaaaaaccaaaataaGAGTACGAAAAGATTAAGAAATGTTGGGGAAGGAAAGCAAGAAAGTAATGATAGCCAAGAACAAACTGAAGAAAATgaggctaaaaaaaaattgagcgaggaggatgaaaaaaagagagcAGACTCACTTTGGGCTGATTTTATGAAAGATACAT ctgTTGTGTCAAGGCCCAAGTCAAAGAATTCAATAAATAGTTCCAAGGAAGAATTAACTCAACCTTTGATAAAATCAgtgaacgaagaaaaagtaaaaataactaAAGTATTCGAATTTGCTGGTGAAGAAGTAAGAGTGGAAAAAGAGGTGCCTGCAGACTGTGCTGAGGCAAGATTGGTTTTGTCCTCAGCGAGAGATTCGACAGCTGATTCCATGCAACGTAGCAGCGGAGGTGCAAAAGGCAGAGGAATTTGTAAAGGCGGTCTGAGTGGCATATCTTCAGTTCTTTGTCAACTTGGAAAGAAGGCAAAGATAAGCACTTTAGAAAAGTCTAAGCTGGATTGGGATTCCTATAAGAAAGAAGAGAACATTGAAGAGGAAATAAGTACACACAATAAGGGGAAGGACGGGTACTTGGAGAGACAAGATTTTCTGCAGAGAGCAGATATACGACAGTTTGAGATCGAAAAACAAATGCGAACTACTAGACGCAGTGCGAGATGA